From Marinitoga sp. 1197, the proteins below share one genomic window:
- a CDS encoding transketolase, protein MKKSLNELKELAKICRGDIIKMTTVAKSGHPGGSMSSIDMYLSVFNLANIDPKNPYDYKRDRVVISHGHTSPGVYSALSRLGFLNPDEVIAGFRHSGSIFEGHITRGIPGIEWTTGNLGQGLSAGVGMALASKITGNNYHVFVLHSDGEAPKGQIAEARRTAKKENLNNLTVLVDYNDIQISGRARDVLYVDLFKEYESAGWNIIEVDGHDFEQLFNAIEEAKNYKLGPTVIIAKTIIGKGVSFMENRHEYHGAPLNDVEADKALKELGVENDIEKYKEMRKTLPLLRKKLEFDDYVITADAGTPITYTKEDKVDNRGAFGNAIADLAKINKGKIVAVDCDLKPSVKLGKFEKVSPETYVQIGIQEHNAATIAGAMSVCGVIPFFADFGVFGLDETFNQQRLNDINHTNLKTAVTHCGIDIGEDGKTHHEINYIGIVRSFFDTKLIVPADPNQTDRAVRYAASTLGNVVIAMGRSKIPVILDENGNPYFGETYEFEYGKMDILRKGEKLTILTHGSVAYKAVKVADKLKKEGINISVINVSAPLEFDASRISEYIDNSHIIIYEDHNKYNGLMVEFSKSVVENRLSPLSVENLGIDNYSPSGNNENLFKIFGLDEDSLYEKIKEKINK, encoded by the coding sequence CATTATAAAAATGACAACTGTGGCAAAGTCCGGACATCCTGGAGGTTCTATGTCATCTATTGACATGTATTTGAGCGTTTTTAATCTGGCAAATATAGACCCAAAAAATCCATACGATTATAAAAGAGATAGAGTGGTTATAAGTCATGGACATACTTCACCGGGCGTTTATTCAGCATTATCAAGATTGGGTTTTTTAAATCCAGATGAAGTAATTGCAGGATTCAGACATTCAGGTTCTATATTTGAAGGTCATATTACAAGAGGAATTCCTGGAATTGAATGGACTACAGGTAATTTAGGACAAGGTTTATCTGCTGGAGTGGGTATGGCATTAGCATCAAAAATAACGGGAAATAATTATCACGTTTTTGTTTTGCACAGTGATGGTGAAGCACCAAAAGGTCAAATTGCCGAAGCAAGAAGAACAGCTAAAAAAGAAAATTTAAATAATCTAACTGTATTGGTAGATTATAATGATATACAAATCTCTGGAAGAGCAAGAGATGTTTTATATGTTGATCTTTTTAAAGAATATGAATCTGCTGGATGGAATATTATAGAAGTAGATGGACATGACTTTGAACAATTATTTAATGCAATAGAAGAAGCTAAAAATTATAAATTAGGGCCTACTGTAATTATTGCCAAAACTATTATAGGAAAAGGCGTATCTTTTATGGAAAATAGGCATGAATATCATGGAGCACCTCTAAATGATGTTGAAGCAGATAAAGCTTTAAAGGAATTAGGTGTGGAAAATGATATAGAAAAATATAAAGAAATGAGAAAAACCTTACCTTTATTAAGGAAAAAATTGGAATTTGATGATTATGTGATAACAGCCGATGCAGGAACACCTATCACCTATACCAAAGAAGATAAAGTAGATAATAGAGGAGCTTTTGGAAATGCAATAGCAGATTTAGCCAAGATTAATAAAGGAAAAATTGTAGCAGTAGATTGTGATTTGAAACCTTCAGTAAAATTAGGTAAATTTGAAAAAGTTAGTCCAGAAACATATGTTCAAATAGGTATTCAGGAACATAATGCAGCTACAATTGCAGGTGCAATGTCCGTTTGTGGTGTTATACCATTTTTTGCTGATTTTGGAGTTTTCGGATTAGATGAAACATTCAACCAACAGAGATTAAATGACATAAATCATACGAACTTAAAAACAGCAGTAACTCATTGTGGTATAGATATTGGTGAAGATGGAAAGACTCATCATGAAATCAATTATATTGGAATTGTAAGGAGTTTCTTTGATACAAAATTAATAGTACCAGCAGATCCTAACCAAACAGATAGAGCAGTTAGATATGCTGCATCAACATTGGGGAATGTTGTAATTGCAATGGGTAGATCTAAAATACCTGTAATATTGGATGAAAATGGTAATCCATATTTTGGTGAAACTTATGAATTTGAATATGGAAAGATGGATATATTAAGAAAAGGAGAAAAGTTAACAATTTTAACTCATGGCAGTGTAGCTTATAAAGCAGTTAAAGTTGCTGATAAATTAAAAAAAGAAGGTATAAACATATCAGTTATAAATGTATCTGCTCCTTTAGAATTTGATGCATCGAGAATATCTGAATACATCGATAACTCTCATATAATAATTTATGAAGACCATAATAAATATAACGGATTAATGGTAGAATTTTCAAAATCTGTGGTTGAAAACAGATTATCCCCTCTAAGTGTTGAGAATTTAGGTATTGATAATTATTCTCCATCTGGCAATAATGAAAATTTATTTAAAATATTTGGATTAGATGAGGATTCCTTATACGAAAAAATTAAGGAGAAAATCAATAAATGA